A window from Candidatus Deferrimicrobium sp. encodes these proteins:
- a CDS encoding DUF5666 domain-containing protein, translated as MNGVKYVDSGIDNTNFFDDHGRTKEDLKTGMMVAIFGPFNGANGTADNITVLRHVDGPMDDNGVDLATNRLKVMGQDIVVDTSTVFDNGVTNLADLQALQGANLHHPELEVHGSADNNGVIHATFINKWTNDNVAGRSVQVRGTVAGLDTVAKLFSIGRETVDYNILGTLPAGMVNGSFVETKGTLRPSDNVLVSTSVRLEDATGGQPSGSKAEVAGYVNRVVTPNASFEMIGPNGVQIVTWTAGTTTFTGGTGTDIVGGVKIEVEGTRKPGGALAATKIEFRRASNIMFKTRVTNPQPLFLTLFGVTVAVNTLTQYEDGSSVNLKTFGQANILAGDTLKVSAFLDNNASIVATRVERIDAIAFDQHTLQGPVGAKANPTLTILGVTVTTTAGGTTFLQADETPFPGLAPLDQQIAFFNAVTPGQTIVKARGQFSLGGVLATEVKIEPTIDN; from the coding sequence GTGAACGGGGTCAAATACGTCGACTCCGGGATCGACAACACGAACTTCTTCGACGATCACGGAAGGACCAAGGAGGACCTCAAGACCGGGATGATGGTCGCCATCTTCGGGCCGTTCAACGGGGCGAACGGCACGGCGGACAATATCACGGTCCTCCGACACGTCGACGGCCCGATGGACGACAACGGCGTCGATCTGGCGACGAACCGCCTGAAAGTCATGGGGCAGGACATCGTGGTCGATACCTCCACCGTGTTCGATAACGGCGTAACGAACCTCGCGGACCTGCAGGCACTCCAGGGCGCGAACCTCCACCACCCCGAACTCGAGGTGCACGGGTCGGCGGACAACAATGGCGTGATCCACGCCACCTTCATCAATAAATGGACGAACGACAACGTCGCCGGCAGGAGCGTCCAGGTGCGGGGGACGGTGGCCGGTCTCGACACGGTCGCAAAGTTGTTCTCCATCGGAAGGGAAACAGTGGACTACAACATCCTCGGAACCCTTCCCGCAGGGATGGTCAATGGCTCCTTCGTCGAGACGAAAGGGACATTGCGGCCATCGGATAACGTCCTCGTCTCGACTTCAGTGAGGCTGGAGGACGCTACCGGAGGGCAGCCCTCCGGCAGCAAGGCGGAAGTGGCGGGGTACGTCAACCGGGTGGTGACACCGAACGCGAGCTTCGAGATGATCGGCCCGAACGGGGTTCAGATCGTGACATGGACCGCGGGGACGACGACGTTTACCGGGGGGACGGGAACGGATATCGTCGGGGGGGTCAAGATCGAGGTGGAAGGAACGCGCAAGCCCGGCGGGGCCCTCGCGGCAACGAAGATCGAATTCCGCAGGGCAAGCAACATCATGTTTAAGACGAGGGTAACCAACCCGCAACCATTATTCCTCACGCTCTTCGGAGTCACGGTGGCGGTAAATACCCTGACCCAGTACGAGGACGGCAGTAGCGTCAATCTGAAGACGTTCGGGCAGGCGAACATTCTCGCCGGAGACACGCTGAAAGTCTCCGCATTCCTCGATAACAACGCTTCGATCGTCGCGACGCGGGTAGAGCGGATCGATGCGATCGCGTTTGATCAACATACCCTGCAGGGACCGGTTGGGGCGAAGGCCAACCCGACGCTTACGATTCTGGGAGTGACGGTTACAACAACTGCCGGCGGAACGACCTTCCTGCAGGCGGACGAGACCCCGTTCCCAGGGCTAGCGCCGTTGGATCAGCAGATCGCGTTCTTCAATGCCGTTACGCCAGGGCAAACGATCGTGAAGGCCCGGGGGCAATTTTCCTTGGGAGGGGTCTTGGCCACCGAAGTCAAGATCGAACCGACGATCGACAACTGA
- a CDS encoding aldehyde ferredoxin oxidoreductase family protein has protein sequence MSLREHILIVDLSSGRMRREEISPEFLGTYLGGRGLGVRLLRGRHTLSPFDPSMPVVFAVGPLCGTPAPTSARISVVSRSPLTGTVYDCSAGGRFAWRLRAAGLLAILVEGRSARPVVLAVTSAGEELLPASDLWAKGVGDTVRALSDRGSVAAIGPAGENGVLFSSIMMGEGNAVGRGGLGAVLGMKNLKAVTVDGDRVMPVADRERFDRARADVLRLFRASPVIFGELGISEYGTPALVDLMRQRRMAPTENFRRTVFVGAGAYSGPTIRAAYGAKKEGCYGCPIRCKKRASDGRPLPEYETVSHFGALNAIADLHSIVRSNDACNDLGMDTITAAATLSAWGEARGRFPSPEEIGTLLHDIAHRRGEGILLSEGSRRVAEALGMPGVSMSVKSLELPAYDPRGAYGMALAYVTSNRGGCHLRAYPISHEILRKPVASDRFSFSGKARMIKIAEDTNAAVDSLVACKFAFFGASIEEYAELLSAVTGEDHTPQGLKEIGERVYLTERFYNAENGFTRADDDLPARFFSEAGSSGEGIDVPPIDRARFGEELTKYYRIRGLRDDGSFPDGGFLERQP, from the coding sequence ATGTCCCTGCGCGAACATATCCTTATCGTCGACCTCTCCTCCGGGCGGATGCGGCGGGAAGAGATCTCTCCTGAGTTCCTCGGGACGTACCTCGGGGGGCGCGGTCTCGGCGTGCGCCTGCTCCGCGGGCGTCACACCCTTTCCCCGTTCGACCCGTCGATGCCGGTCGTCTTCGCCGTCGGCCCCTTGTGCGGCACCCCGGCGCCGACGTCCGCGCGCATCTCCGTCGTCTCCCGCTCTCCCCTGACGGGGACCGTGTACGACTGCTCCGCGGGGGGGCGGTTCGCGTGGCGCCTGCGTGCCGCGGGACTCCTCGCGATCCTCGTCGAGGGGAGAAGCGCCCGCCCGGTGGTCCTCGCCGTCACCTCCGCCGGAGAGGAGCTGCTGCCCGCCAGTGACTTGTGGGCGAAGGGCGTGGGCGATACGGTGCGCGCCCTGTCGGACCGCGGAAGCGTCGCCGCCATCGGCCCCGCGGGGGAAAACGGGGTCCTTTTCTCCAGCATCATGATGGGCGAGGGGAACGCGGTGGGACGGGGGGGCTTGGGTGCCGTCCTGGGAATGAAGAACCTCAAGGCCGTCACCGTAGACGGCGATCGCGTCATGCCGGTAGCCGACAGGGAGCGGTTCGACCGCGCCCGCGCGGACGTCCTGCGCCTGTTCCGGGCGTCCCCCGTGATCTTCGGCGAACTCGGGATCTCCGAGTACGGGACTCCCGCGCTGGTCGACCTCATGCGCCAGCGCCGTATGGCTCCCACGGAGAATTTCCGACGCACCGTGTTCGTCGGAGCCGGTGCGTACTCCGGTCCGACGATCCGCGCCGCATACGGCGCGAAAAAGGAGGGCTGTTACGGCTGTCCTATCCGTTGCAAGAAGCGTGCGTCCGACGGACGTCCCCTGCCGGAGTACGAGACGGTTTCGCACTTCGGTGCATTGAATGCCATCGCCGACCTCCACTCGATCGTCCGCTCGAACGACGCCTGCAACGACCTCGGGATGGATACGATCACCGCCGCTGCCACCCTTTCCGCGTGGGGCGAGGCGCGGGGACGATTTCCCTCCCCGGAGGAGATCGGCACGCTTCTCCACGACATCGCCCACCGGCGAGGCGAAGGGATTCTTCTCTCGGAGGGGTCCCGGAGGGTGGCGGAGGCCCTCGGGATGCCGGGGGTCTCGATGTCGGTCAAGTCGCTGGAGCTGCCCGCCTACGACCCTCGCGGAGCGTACGGGATGGCGCTGGCCTACGTCACCAGCAACCGGGGCGGATGCCATCTGCGGGCGTATCCCATCTCCCACGAGATCCTTCGAAAGCCCGTGGCGTCGGACCGGTTCTCCTTCTCGGGGAAGGCGCGGATGATCAAGATCGCGGAGGATACGAACGCGGCGGTGGACTCCCTCGTGGCGTGCAAGTTCGCCTTCTTCGGAGCCTCCATCGAAGAGTACGCGGAGCTCCTCTCCGCCGTGACGGGGGAGGATCACACCCCCCAGGGACTCAAGGAGATCGGCGAGCGGGTCTACCTCACGGAGCGGTTCTACAACGCGGAGAACGGCTTCACCCGGGCGGACGACGACCTGCCGGCCCGCTTCTTCAGCGAGGCCGGCTCCTCCGGGGAGGGAATCGACGTCCCTCCGATCGATCGCGCCCGGTTCGGGGAGGAGTTGACGAAGTATTACCGGATCCGGGGGCTCCGGGATGACGGCTCCTTTCCGGACGGCGGATTCCTCGAGCGGCAGCCGTGA
- a CDS encoding HD domain-containing protein yields the protein MIRKALLLKFLDAAYMQRWNDKIRPVELIELDKQAHKMIVAWFLARVEEDRGARIDWTRLIEGGLFELLQRIVITDLKPQIFYKIKADTKKYRQLNEWVYGELRPLISPLGKAFCRRYQDHFLELENTVERRILTAAHFYATRWEFLIVERANPGGYEIEEIRAELDAKIAGFDDLKGMALLSSERRFRNFIDLCGQLRFQSRWAHLHRIPKTSVLGHSLYVAILSYLFSQEIKACPRRCVNNYLTGLFHDLPEVLTRDIISPVKRSVEGLSELIKGYEKERMDQEVYVLLPERWHAEFEMYSEREFENFATVNGALTTVSAADLQGKYNEDVFNPKDGELVKRADHLAAFVEAYAGIRNGSTSQDLQYARIKIGSQEQQAQYGGLHFGEIYSDFD from the coding sequence ATGATCCGGAAGGCCCTGCTGCTGAAGTTCCTCGACGCCGCCTACATGCAGCGGTGGAACGACAAGATCCGGCCGGTCGAGCTGATCGAGCTCGACAAGCAGGCGCACAAGATGATCGTCGCCTGGTTTCTCGCGCGGGTCGAGGAGGATCGCGGAGCGCGGATCGACTGGACCCGCCTCATCGAGGGAGGGCTCTTCGAGCTTTTACAGCGGATCGTGATCACGGACCTGAAGCCGCAGATCTTCTACAAGATCAAGGCCGACACGAAGAAGTACCGGCAGTTGAACGAGTGGGTGTACGGGGAACTGCGGCCCCTGATCTCGCCCCTCGGGAAGGCGTTCTGCCGGCGGTACCAGGACCATTTTCTCGAGCTGGAGAACACGGTGGAGCGGCGGATCCTCACCGCCGCCCACTTCTACGCGACCCGGTGGGAGTTCCTGATCGTCGAGCGGGCGAATCCCGGCGGGTACGAGATCGAAGAGATCCGCGCGGAGCTCGACGCGAAGATCGCCGGATTCGACGACCTGAAGGGGATGGCGCTCCTCTCCTCGGAGCGCCGCTTCCGCAACTTCATCGACCTGTGCGGCCAGTTGCGGTTCCAGTCCCGCTGGGCGCATCTCCACCGGATCCCGAAGACCTCCGTTCTCGGCCACTCTCTCTACGTCGCGATCCTCTCGTATCTGTTCTCCCAGGAGATCAAGGCGTGCCCGCGGCGGTGCGTCAACAACTACCTCACCGGACTGTTCCACGACCTGCCGGAGGTGCTCACCCGCGATATCATCTCCCCCGTGAAGCGGTCCGTGGAGGGGTTGAGCGAGCTGATCAAGGGTTATGAGAAGGAGCGGATGGACCAGGAGGTGTACGTGCTGCTGCCCGAGAGGTGGCACGCCGAGTTCGAGATGTACTCCGAGCGGGAGTTCGAGAACTTCGCCACGGTGAACGGGGCGCTAACCACGGTGTCGGCCGCGGATCTGCAGGGGAAGTACAACGAGGACGTCTTCAACCCGAAGGACGGGGAGCTGGTCAAGCGCGCCGATCACCTCGCCGCCTTCGTCGAAGCGTACGCCGGGATCCGGAACGGCAGCACCAGCCAGGACCTGCAGTACGCGCGGATCAAGATCGGGTCCCAGGAGCAGCAGGCCCAGTACGGCGGGCTGCACTTCGGGGAGATCTACTCCGACTTCGACTGA
- the metX gene encoding homoserine O-acetyltransferase MetX has translation MASMKAHLPHGSVGFVETKRFTFAEPPHEMSLDIGGKLGPITLAYETYGKLNREKSNAVLVQHAFSGSAHAAGFLPGQDPLKEKPGWWDFLIGPGRALDTEKYFVICSNVIGSCYGSTGPSSVDPGTGRPYGLSFPVVTIGDMVRAQAHLLDHLGIERLLAVIGGSMGGMQALQWAVDYPDRVTSAIPIATTSRHSPQQIAFNHVGRAAILADPEFHEGDYYGWRTVPERGLSVARMVGFITYLSDRKMQEKFGRMRQLASAKASGRQGKWADGTIGQHSSIEFSVEGYLKHQGEVFVFDRRFDANSYLSITKAIDMFDLSGSSGQLAKAFRNVKSKFLIISFDTDWLYPTYQSQEIRNAILQNGLAVACLELSTIHGHDAFLIENEKPPEGGKPGVKNKMIQVVRDFLGNVAARP, from the coding sequence ATGGCCTCCATGAAAGCGCACCTGCCCCATGGTTCCGTCGGTTTCGTGGAGACGAAGCGGTTCACCTTCGCCGAGCCGCCCCACGAGATGTCGCTCGACATCGGGGGAAAGCTCGGGCCCATCACGCTCGCCTACGAGACGTACGGGAAGCTCAACCGGGAGAAGAGCAACGCCGTCCTCGTTCAGCACGCCTTCTCCGGGAGCGCCCACGCTGCGGGTTTTCTTCCGGGGCAGGATCCGTTAAAGGAGAAGCCGGGGTGGTGGGACTTCCTGATCGGCCCGGGCCGCGCGCTGGACACGGAGAAATATTTCGTCATCTGCTCGAACGTGATCGGTTCGTGCTACGGCAGCACGGGGCCGTCCTCGGTCGACCCGGGAACGGGGAGACCCTACGGTCTGTCGTTCCCAGTGGTGACGATCGGCGACATGGTGCGGGCGCAGGCGCATCTTCTCGACCACCTCGGCATCGAGCGCCTGCTGGCGGTCATCGGCGGGTCGATGGGGGGGATGCAGGCGCTCCAGTGGGCCGTCGACTACCCGGATCGCGTCACGTCGGCCATCCCGATCGCGACGACCTCGCGACATTCGCCGCAGCAGATCGCCTTCAACCATGTCGGCCGGGCGGCGATCCTCGCCGATCCCGAATTCCACGAGGGCGACTATTATGGATGGAGGACCGTCCCGGAACGCGGCCTGTCCGTGGCGCGGATGGTGGGGTTCATCACCTACCTCTCGGACCGGAAGATGCAAGAGAAGTTCGGCCGGATGAGGCAGCTCGCTTCGGCAAAGGCAAGCGGGCGGCAGGGGAAGTGGGCCGACGGGACGATCGGACAGCACTCCTCCATCGAATTCTCGGTGGAAGGGTACCTGAAGCACCAGGGGGAGGTCTTCGTCTTCGACCGCCGGTTCGACGCCAACTCGTATCTTAGCATCACCAAGGCGATCGATATGTTCGACCTCTCCGGATCCTCGGGGCAGCTTGCGAAGGCATTCAGGAACGTGAAGTCGAAGTTCCTGATCATCTCCTTCGACACCGACTGGCTCTATCCGACGTACCAGTCCCAGGAGATCCGCAACGCGATCCTGCAGAACGGACTCGCCGTGGCGTGCCTCGAGCTCTCGACGATCCACGGGCACGACGCGTTCCTCATCGAAAACGAGAAGCCTCCGGAGGGGGGCAAGCCCGGGGTGAAGAACAAGATGATCCAGGTGGTCCGGGATTTTCTCGGAAACGTCGCCGCGCGGCCATGA
- a CDS encoding AmpG family muropeptide MFS transporter, which translates to MSALLNAFANRRVFFVLLLGFSSGIPLALTGTTLQAWMASEKVDLTVIGIFSLVGLPYTFKFLWSPLMDRFVPPFLGRRRGWMLVTQVALFLVIAAMAFSEPKTHPGALALLSFLVAFCSSSQDIVVDAWRTEILPPEELGPGAGVHILGYRVAMLTSGAIALILADRMPWRVVYLLMAGSLVVGMISSFLAPEPELAAKRPRRLKEAVVEPFLEFFSRRGAAGILLFIVFYKLDVVMATALTTPFLLEIGFTKTDIGAVTKGLGMIATIAGTLAGGAVVARIGMKGSLWVFGLLQSVSTLAFLALARLGHHYPMMVAAIGIENLCSGMGTAAYAAFLMSLCDKRFTATQYALLTSLMAVTRVIVGAPTGFLAKTYGWESYFVISALAAIPGLLFLLRYDRWTAPSH; encoded by the coding sequence ATGTCCGCGCTTCTGAACGCGTTCGCCAACCGGCGCGTCTTCTTCGTCCTGCTTCTCGGATTTTCCTCGGGGATCCCCCTGGCGCTGACCGGGACGACCCTGCAGGCGTGGATGGCGTCCGAAAAGGTCGACCTGACGGTGATCGGGATCTTCTCCCTCGTAGGCCTGCCGTACACGTTCAAGTTCCTCTGGTCCCCGTTGATGGACCGGTTCGTCCCCCCGTTCCTCGGGCGTCGTCGCGGGTGGATGCTGGTGACCCAGGTGGCCCTCTTCCTCGTCATCGCCGCGATGGCGTTCTCCGAGCCGAAGACGCATCCCGGCGCGCTGGCGCTCCTGTCGTTCCTCGTCGCCTTCTGCAGCTCAAGCCAGGACATCGTGGTCGACGCCTGGCGCACCGAGATCCTCCCCCCGGAGGAGTTGGGACCGGGAGCGGGGGTCCACATCCTCGGGTACCGCGTAGCGATGCTCACCTCGGGCGCGATCGCCCTGATCCTCGCGGACCGGATGCCGTGGCGCGTCGTTTATCTCCTGATGGCCGGATCCCTCGTCGTGGGGATGATCTCCTCCTTTCTCGCCCCGGAACCGGAACTGGCGGCGAAGAGGCCGAGAAGACTGAAGGAGGCGGTTGTCGAGCCGTTCCTGGAGTTTTTCTCCCGGCGCGGCGCGGCCGGGATCCTGCTATTCATCGTTTTCTACAAGCTCGACGTTGTGATGGCGACCGCGCTGACGACTCCCTTCCTCCTCGAGATCGGCTTCACGAAGACCGACATCGGTGCCGTGACGAAGGGGTTGGGGATGATCGCGACGATCGCGGGGACCCTCGCGGGCGGAGCCGTCGTCGCCCGGATCGGCATGAAGGGGTCCCTGTGGGTCTTCGGGCTCCTCCAGTCGGTGTCCACCCTCGCGTTTCTCGCGCTGGCCCGCCTGGGGCATCACTACCCGATGATGGTGGCGGCGATCGGGATCGAGAACCTGTGCAGCGGGATGGGGACGGCGGCGTACGCCGCGTTCCTCATGAGCCTGTGCGACAAGCGGTTCACCGCCACCCAGTATGCCCTTCTGACGAGCCTCATGGCGGTCACGCGGGTGATCGTCGGCGCTCCCACCGGCTTCCTCGCGAAGACGTACGGCTGGGAGAGCTATTTCGTCATCAGCGCCCTCGCCGCCATCCCGGGGCTGCTGTTCCTTCTACGGTACGACCGCTGGACTGCGCCGTCCCATTGA
- a CDS encoding class II aldolase/adducin family protein, with protein sequence MRSLIAKFAGKLHRDRSAVQGRVGIAVQDDVMISEGAPDLSRLTVDVLSRLSCLGVVAASPSLPFAEFLLRRANADAEAIVPLDTETRTFLHDIPIVRRAELAGDPAAAIAALLSNRKGVIAEGVGIVASGPVTLEQAYIHYSSVFHACYVKYLLDVLQDGFLLPGEEDAFRDFRKTSLRPLTSEELFFSASHLDDPEEVLAEIRTVGRYTVQRGLVDSFFGNISYRVGETIFISQTAASLDELAGCIDPVPMDNRSTTGITASSELLAHRRIYEATGARAILHGHPKFAVVMSMLCEEKGCPVKDCWKDCPNVRMLGDTPVVAGEIGAGGLAVRVPPVIGAPGKAIVYGHGVFTIGRDGFEEAFRSMVDVESRCREEYFRRLDARAGRQSKSE encoded by the coding sequence GTGAGATCCCTGATCGCGAAATTCGCGGGAAAGCTGCACCGGGACCGCTCGGCCGTCCAGGGACGCGTGGGGATCGCCGTCCAGGACGACGTGATGATCTCCGAAGGCGCCCCCGACCTGTCGCGCCTGACCGTCGACGTCCTGTCGCGCCTGTCGTGCCTGGGAGTCGTCGCCGCGTCGCCGTCCCTTCCCTTCGCGGAGTTCCTGCTTCGCCGGGCGAACGCCGATGCGGAGGCGATCGTTCCCCTCGACACGGAGACCCGCACCTTCCTTCACGACATCCCGATCGTCCGGCGGGCAGAGCTCGCGGGGGACCCCGCGGCCGCGATCGCCGCGCTCCTTTCGAACCGGAAAGGGGTGATCGCGGAAGGCGTGGGGATCGTCGCGTCCGGGCCGGTGACGCTCGAGCAGGCGTACATCCACTATTCCTCCGTATTTCACGCGTGCTACGTAAAATACCTGCTCGACGTATTACAGGATGGCTTTCTCCTGCCCGGCGAGGAGGACGCGTTCCGGGATTTCCGGAAGACGTCTCTCCGGCCCCTGACGTCGGAGGAGCTCTTCTTCAGCGCCAGCCACCTCGACGATCCGGAAGAAGTTCTCGCCGAGATCCGTACCGTCGGCCGATATACCGTCCAGCGGGGCCTGGTGGATTCCTTCTTCGGAAACATCTCCTACCGGGTAGGTGAGACGATCTTCATCTCCCAGACCGCGGCGTCCCTCGACGAACTCGCCGGATGCATCGACCCGGTCCCGATGGACAACCGGTCGACAACCGGGATCACCGCCTCCAGCGAACTGCTCGCCCACCGGCGCATCTACGAAGCGACCGGTGCGCGTGCCATCCTCCACGGCCACCCGAAGTTCGCGGTAGTGATGAGCATGCTGTGCGAGGAGAAGGGTTGCCCGGTGAAGGATTGCTGGAAGGATTGCCCGAACGTCCGGATGCTCGGAGACACTCCCGTGGTGGCGGGGGAGATCGGCGCGGGTGGGCTGGCGGTGCGCGTCCCACCGGTCATCGGGGCCCCGGGGAAAGCGATCGTTTACGGCCACGGCGTCTTCACGATCGGGAGGGATGGGTTCGAGGAGGCGTTCCGCTCGATGGTGGACGTGGAGAGCCGGTGCCGGGAGGAGTATTTCCGCCGGCTCGACGCCCGCGCCGGGCGTCAGTCGAAGTCGGAGTAG
- a CDS encoding OmpA family protein: MPKKIVLSVLVVLLAAGLSACSVMQSTYQKKVDEADMLTKRLAALQKKHDDLIAENAVLKSDMARMTLQNEKMTTDLSYVTDQRDKAIEGKNELERILRSRSDSLSQSIVELRRKVADLEAENAKLKEENAGLAKAREEQVQKVSSTYERLLEKMKSEISKGQVTISELKGKLTVNMVDSVLFDSGKAEVKKGGLEILGKVISILKDVNDKSIRIEGHTDDVPISRALAKRYPTNWELSAARAVNITRHLQDQGIDPGLLSAVAYGEWKPVATNDTAEGRAKNRRIEIILVPKE; encoded by the coding sequence ATGCCGAAAAAAATCGTCCTCTCGGTCTTGGTCGTGCTGCTGGCGGCAGGACTGTCCGCCTGCTCGGTGATGCAGAGCACCTACCAGAAAAAGGTGGACGAGGCGGACATGCTCACGAAGCGCCTCGCTGCTCTGCAGAAGAAACACGACGACCTCATAGCGGAGAATGCCGTGCTCAAGTCCGACATGGCGAGGATGACGCTCCAGAATGAGAAGATGACCACCGATCTGTCCTACGTCACCGACCAGCGGGACAAGGCCATCGAGGGAAAGAACGAGCTTGAAAGGATCTTGCGGTCGAGGTCCGACAGCCTCTCGCAGTCCATCGTCGAACTGCGCAGGAAGGTCGCCGACCTCGAGGCGGAAAACGCGAAGTTGAAGGAGGAGAACGCGGGCCTGGCGAAGGCCAGGGAGGAGCAGGTCCAGAAAGTAAGCTCGACCTACGAGAGACTGCTCGAAAAGATGAAGTCGGAGATCTCGAAGGGACAGGTGACGATCTCGGAGCTCAAGGGGAAGCTGACGGTCAACATGGTCGACTCGGTCCTCTTCGACTCGGGGAAAGCCGAGGTCAAGAAGGGCGGGCTCGAAATCCTGGGAAAGGTCATCTCGATCCTGAAGGACGTGAATGACAAGTCGATCCGGATCGAAGGTCACACCGACGACGTGCCGATCAGCCGGGCTCTCGCCAAGCGGTATCCGACGAACTGGGAGCTCTCCGCGGCGCGGGCGGTCAACATCACGCGGCACCTGCAGGACCAGGGGATCGACCCCGGCCTGCTCTCGGCCGTCGCCTACGGCGAGTGGAAACCGGTCGCCACCAACGATACAGCGGAGGGGAGGGCGAAAAACCGGAGGATCGAGATCATCCTTGTGCCGAAGGAGTAA